A part of Acidobacteriota bacterium genomic DNA contains:
- a CDS encoding sialidase family protein — protein sequence PDRLYAATRSGVWQSLDGGQSWTLSLDPRKENGALIAGGCLHLAMRSDQGNADFLFASCGTLFDQAVIYRNRDANSDAAWNKVLTEPGMGLTSLAIAPSNQNIVYALASSIAPGPYSGGLHAVFRSDQEGFPGTWTPLVRNTDANKLNTLLLSNPLIANRVLCGSGPSDGFSNLGWYANVIAVDPTDPDVVWAGGVDLFRSDDGGRNWGPVSYWWRSPPSSHADNHVIVFHPDYGVDGNQTFYLGGDGGVWRTDNARAPRSTQPTSVCSPANSQVTWRHLVTNYGTIQFYHGAAFPDGESYFAGAQDNGTLLSSDQAGPNGWRRILGGDGAYTAVDPRNPDTLYLSFQGLAFSRSDNGGTTVNIGLTTGILESPANFLFITPFLLDPNNPDRLWIGGNRVWRTENRGTIWSAASDNLSLNASVSAIAVSTIDSNRALVGMNNGFIHRQGSALSTIGASPWPSVQPRGGFVTWLAFDPHEEAAAYATYANFGGTHVWKSTDWGATWRPLDGQGAGALPDIPVHAILPDPQVPGRLFLGTDLGVFISEDGGQTWAVESSGFPNTVTESFDLIERDDGTRLLFAFTHGRGAWRVQIDPPGPTCKPQRWIPHVTPPEVEFTTTVLVSNPGDQAAEVELVPYSEDGTALPSLIRMVEPGETLIDLSTDIFPGEAISHLGVCAPSQAAVSAAYRFKAGTAASAHVAETGLMSERFLFFPGEYDIVFDGLAAINRGDQPSTIEAVLLTSQGEEVGRATLADDLPPLGKALSVIDAQFIGQQGDMIALESDQPFTPLILRGSRPQTGQVLLFQTVPVDGRPGVLEASSIRSRGAAACSDPSRWVAHVTPEGVGFETRIFVAHPGASLNAQVTLAGFNETGQRLQEVSLQVLEGQSQIGLSQELFHEQPVSHFGICSAEPTPVVAGYRFVDGPGATAHTPASAVMDTEFLLYPGEWANVFDGMSIINQGDESALVEAVLLTAAGEEVRRVALVENLAPRAKHLAVLDAEFIGFTGDVIRIESSQPSTLLLLRGTRPNLVPMLLFETVPIPVHAPR from the coding sequence ACCCCGACCGCCTCTACGCCGCCACCCGCTCGGGAGTTTGGCAGTCGCTGGACGGCGGCCAGTCCTGGACCCTGTCGCTCGATCCCCGCAAGGAAAACGGGGCGCTGATCGCAGGGGGCTGCCTTCACCTGGCCATGCGAAGCGACCAGGGCAACGCCGACTTCCTCTTCGCCTCCTGCGGGACCCTCTTCGACCAGGCCGTGATCTACCGCAACCGCGACGCCAACTCCGACGCCGCTTGGAACAAGGTGCTGACCGAGCCCGGTATGGGACTCACCTCGCTGGCCATCGCGCCTTCCAACCAGAACATCGTCTACGCTCTGGCCTCCAGCATCGCTCCCGGCCCCTATAGCGGCGGACTCCACGCCGTCTTCCGCTCCGACCAAGAGGGATTTCCGGGCACCTGGACGCCGCTGGTGCGCAACACCGACGCCAACAAACTCAACACCCTGCTGCTCAGCAATCCGCTCATCGCCAACCGGGTCCTGTGCGGCTCAGGACCGTCCGACGGATTTTCCAACCTGGGCTGGTACGCCAACGTGATCGCCGTCGACCCCACCGATCCTGACGTGGTGTGGGCAGGGGGCGTGGACCTCTTCCGCTCCGATGACGGCGGACGCAACTGGGGGCCGGTCTCCTATTGGTGGAGATCCCCGCCCTCCTCGCACGCCGACAACCACGTCATCGTTTTTCATCCCGACTACGGGGTGGATGGCAACCAGACTTTCTACCTGGGGGGAGACGGAGGCGTCTGGCGCACCGACAACGCCCGCGCCCCGCGCTCCACGCAGCCCACTTCGGTGTGCAGCCCGGCCAACAGCCAAGTGACCTGGAGGCACTTAGTCACCAATTACGGCACGATCCAGTTCTATCACGGCGCCGCCTTCCCCGACGGAGAGTCTTACTTTGCCGGCGCCCAGGACAACGGGACGCTGCTCAGTTCGGACCAAGCCGGACCCAACGGCTGGCGCCGAATCCTGGGAGGCGACGGGGCCTACACGGCGGTCGATCCCCGCAATCCCGACACCCTCTACCTCTCTTTTCAAGGATTGGCCTTCAGCCGCTCCGACAACGGCGGCACTACCGTCAACATTGGCCTTACGACGGGAATCTTGGAGAGCCCCGCCAACTTCCTCTTCATTACTCCCTTCCTGCTCGATCCCAACAACCCCGACCGGCTCTGGATCGGGGGCAACCGGGTGTGGCGCACCGAGAACCGGGGCACCATCTGGTCGGCAGCCAGCGACAACCTCAGCCTCAACGCCAGCGTCAGCGCCATCGCCGTCTCCACCATCGACTCCAACCGCGCCTTGGTGGGGATGAACAACGGCTTCATCCACCGCCAGGGATCGGCTCTCAGCACCATCGGCGCTTCGCCCTGGCCCTCGGTCCAGCCCCGCGGCGGATTCGTCACCTGGCTGGCCTTCGATCCCCATGAAGAAGCCGCCGCCTACGCCACCTACGCCAACTTCGGCGGCACCCACGTGTGGAAGTCCACCGACTGGGGCGCCACCTGGCGGCCGCTGGACGGCCAAGGAGCGGGAGCGCTGCCCGACATTCCCGTCCACGCCATCCTGCCCGACCCCCAGGTGCCGGGACGCCTCTTCCTGGGCACCGACCTGGGCGTTTTCATCTCGGAGGACGGCGGCCAGACCTGGGCCGTGGAAAGCAGCGGCTTCCCCAACACCGTGACCGAGTCCTTCGACCTGATCGAACGCGATGACGGCACGCGCCTGCTCTTCGCTTTCACCCATGGGCGGGGAGCCTGGCGGGTCCAGATCGACCCTCCCGGACCCACCTGCAAACCCCAGCGCTGGATCCCCCACGTCACGCCCCCCGAGGTCGAGTTCACCACCACGGTGCTGGTTTCCAACCCGGGCGATCAAGCCGCCGAAGTTGAATTGGTCCCCTACTCCGAGGACGGCACTGCGCTGCCCTCGCTGATCCGAATGGTGGAGCCGGGAGAAACCCTCATCGACCTCAGTACCGACATCTTTCCCGGTGAAGCCATCAGCCATCTGGGCGTGTGCGCGCCCAGCCAGGCCGCCGTCTCCGCCGCCTACCGCTTCAAGGCCGGAACCGCCGCCAGCGCCCACGTGGCCGAAACCGGGCTGATGTCTGAACGCTTCCTCTTCTTCCCGGGCGAGTACGACATCGTCTTCGACGGGCTGGCCGCCATCAACCGCGGCGACCAGCCGTCCACCATCGAAGCCGTGCTGCTGACCTCGCAGGGAGAGGAAGTGGGCCGGGCCACGCTGGCCGACGACCTGCCTCCTTTGGGCAAGGCGCTGTCGGTCATCGACGCCCAGTTCATCGGACAGCAGGGGGATATGATCGCTCTTGAATCCGATCAGCCTTTCACGCCCTTGATCCTGCGCGGCAGCCGTCCCCAAACCGGGCAGGTGCTGCTCTTCCAGACCGTGCCCGTGGACGGGCGTCCGGGAGTCCTGGAGGCTTCTTCCATCCGTTCCCGGGGAGCCGCCGCCTGCAGCGATCCTTCCCGATGGGTGGCCCACGTGACTCCCGAAGGAGTGGGTTTCGAGACGCGCATTTTCGTGGCCCACCCCGGGGCTTCGCTCAACGCCCAGGTTACCCTGGCAGGCTTCAATGAAACGGGGCAACGGCTGCAGGAGGTCTCTCTGCAGGTCCTGGAAGGGCAGAGCCAGATCGGTCTTTCTCAGGAACTGTTCCACGAGCAGCCCGTCAGCCACTTCGGCATCTGCTCGGCCGAGCCCACTCCAGTGGTGGCCGGCTACCGTTTCGTGGACGGGCCCGGCGCCACCGCCCACACGCCGGCCAGCGCCGTGATGGACACCGAGTTCCTGCTCTATCCGGGCGAATGGGCCAACGTCTTCGACGGCATGTCGATCATCAATCAAGGCGATGAATCCGCCTTGGTTGAGGCGGTTCTGCTGACCGCGGCCGGAGAGGAAGTCCGCCGCGTTGCGCTGGTGGAGAACCTGGCCCCCCGCGCCAAGCACCTGGCGGTTCTGGACGCCGAGTTCATCGGCTTTACGGGGGACGTCATCCGCATCGAAAGCTCCCAGCCGTCCACCCTGCTGCTGCTGCGCGGAACCCGTCCCAACCTGGTCCCCATGCTCCTCTTCGAAACCGTCCCCATCCCCGTCCACGCCCCCCGCTGA